In Synechococcus sp. KORDI-52, one genomic interval encodes:
- a CDS encoding cupin domain-containing protein codes for MQLSLGASLILLFLPASGFAHPVIPQHASTDVIPAAEHQAPPGLAPHQTRDVSTKDLGAIALSQEFRSLNDRVFRARLITIEPGGSVAWHEHRQRPGVAYLLSGSLVEIRDDGQGPRRILRRQGDAVFEQTGVRHGWTNTSALPATALVVDVIPMP; via the coding sequence ATGCAACTGTCTCTCGGAGCCTCCCTCATCCTGCTGTTTCTTCCGGCATCAGGTTTTGCGCATCCAGTGATTCCCCAGCACGCGTCGACCGATGTCATCCCCGCCGCAGAGCATCAGGCCCCACCTGGGCTGGCGCCGCATCAGACACGTGATGTGTCCACCAAGGATCTCGGTGCTATTGCCCTTTCCCAGGAGTTCAGATCGCTGAACGACAGGGTGTTCCGAGCGAGGCTGATCACGATTGAACCTGGTGGATCGGTGGCCTGGCATGAACATCGACAACGCCCCGGGGTGGCGTATCTTCTCAGCGGTTCACTGGTGGAGATCCGTGACGACGGGCAAGGGCCAAGGAGGATTCTTCGCCGGCAGGGGGATGCCGTGTTTGAGCAAACAGGAGTTCGACATGGTTGGACCAACACATCAGCGCTGCCTGCTACAGCTCTGGTCGTGGATGTGATTCCAATGCCGTGA
- a CDS encoding thermonuclease family protein: MKEQPRLRPTSMQAVLLPNNRAIRAIDHLSQYVVGKQVFIQRMAIDRNGRTVAELYVDDINVGQDLVRRGHADIDRNHAGSCVWTR; this comes from the coding sequence ATGAAAGAACAACCTCGGCTGCGACCCACGTCAATGCAAGCTGTCTTGCTTCCTAACAACCGTGCCATTCGTGCAATCGATCATTTAAGCCAATACGTTGTCGGGAAACAGGTTTTCATCCAACGCATGGCGATCGACCGCAATGGTCGAACTGTGGCCGAGCTCTATGTTGATGACATCAATGTGGGGCAGGACCTCGTGAGACGTGGTCACGCCGACATCGATCGGAATCATGCCGGATCATGTGTCTGGACCCGATGA
- a CDS encoding aromatic acid exporter family protein, whose translation MPDHVSGPDDPRRFTAIEMARMRSFLSSPLQTALAALLSMGLAQSLHLPDPYWAPISAIVCSLDAFEGVVATARRRLFGTLLGVLLAGLQVSFTDYNLINYGIAIVLLGLLCTAAKLHPSSLRFGAIALTVVVSDPDHTDVWFTAGARFVDVALGIAVALFVARVWPTARHQ comes from the coding sequence ATGCCGGATCATGTGTCTGGACCCGATGATCCTCGCCGTTTCACGGCAATTGAGATGGCCCGTATGCGCTCTTTCCTCAGCAGCCCACTCCAAACAGCTTTAGCTGCACTTCTTTCAATGGGTTTAGCTCAATCTCTTCATTTGCCAGACCCATATTGGGCACCGATTTCCGCCATCGTCTGCTCATTGGATGCTTTCGAAGGTGTAGTTGCAACAGCTCGTCGCCGACTTTTTGGGACTCTTCTCGGTGTTCTTCTGGCGGGATTGCAAGTTAGTTTTACGGATTACAACCTCATCAACTATGGGATTGCAATTGTTTTGCTGGGCCTGCTCTGTACTGCTGCAAAGCTGCATCCGAGCTCACTTCGATTTGGTGCGATCGCCCTGACGGTCGTTGTCAGTGATCCTGATCACACTGACGTCTGGTTCACAGCTGGAGCACGGTTTGTTGATGTCGCGCTCGGTATAGCAGTTGCTCTCTTTGTGGCGAGAGTGTGGCCCACAGCAAGGCATCAATGA
- a CDS encoding L,D-transpeptidase has translation MQPRSILLTAALGLGAMSAVPAQAETSIEISLKTRYLTLLDDGKVIGKYPVAIGAPESPTPPGTYAVTKMDPQPTYHKKGKVIAPGPKNPVGVRYVAYVQIGTGEYAIHGTAWPNWVKLRAAVSLGCIRMLNSDVIQVYNRIKVGTPVLVTSN, from the coding sequence ATGCAGCCTCGTTCAATCCTCTTGACGGCAGCGTTGGGCCTAGGGGCCATGTCCGCGGTTCCAGCGCAAGCCGAAACTTCGATCGAGATCAGCCTCAAGACGAGATATCTCACCCTCCTGGACGACGGCAAGGTGATCGGTAAGTACCCCGTGGCCATCGGTGCACCGGAATCTCCGACGCCGCCGGGCACATATGCGGTGACCAAAATGGATCCTCAGCCGACGTATCACAAGAAAGGCAAAGTTATTGCACCAGGGCCGAAAAACCCTGTGGGAGTGCGTTACGTGGCTTATGTGCAAATCGGCACCGGCGAATACGCCATCCATGGCACGGCCTGGCCGAACTGGGTGAAATTGCGGGCCGCCGTCAGCCTGGGCTGCATTCGGATGCTGAACAGCGATGTGATTCAGGTGTACAACCGCATCAAGGTCGGCACACCGGTGCTCGTCACCAGCAACTGA
- a CDS encoding CBS domain-containing protein, whose translation MVLQLTVADVMTQPVLTVTPDTPLQQAVQMISEHHVSGLPVVDADGRLIGELTEQDLMVRESGVDAGPYVMLLDSVIYLRNPLNWDKQVHQVLGTNVSDLMRKDSHSCGTDLPLPKAASQLHERGTQRLFVLDENDHPVGVITRGDVVRALASHQGG comes from the coding sequence ATGGTCCTGCAGCTCACGGTGGCTGATGTGATGACCCAACCCGTGCTGACGGTCACGCCCGACACGCCATTGCAGCAGGCTGTTCAGATGATCAGCGAGCACCACGTCAGTGGCTTGCCAGTGGTGGATGCAGACGGGCGTCTGATCGGCGAACTGACCGAACAGGATCTGATGGTGCGGGAAAGCGGTGTTGATGCTGGCCCTTACGTGATGCTGCTGGACAGCGTGATCTACCTACGCAATCCCTTGAACTGGGACAAGCAGGTGCACCAGGTGCTTGGCACCAACGTGAGCGATCTGATGCGCAAGGACTCCCACAGCTGCGGGACTGACCTACCCCTCCCCAAGGCAGCATCCCAGCTGCATGAGCGAGGAACGCAACGCTTGTTCGTGCTGGACGAGAACGACCATCCCGTCGGGGTGATCACCCGCGGTGATGTGGTGCGTGCCCTCGCCTCCCATCAAGGCGGCTGA
- a CDS encoding CDP-alcohol phosphatidyltransferase family protein, whose translation MSLPLRSIANGLTVARAIAGLPLILALQFGWQGWAWWLLLLAGLSDAADGWLARRAGGGSSWGARVDPLTDKVLIAAPLLWLASSAALPLWAVWLLLARELLISGWRSQASDGGPASRLGKAKTILQFLSLLLMLWPSSWIGAAGLQNLGWWLFWPSLALALRSALGYITPRSAHRQN comes from the coding sequence TTGTCTCTGCCTTTGCGTTCGATCGCCAACGGACTCACCGTGGCGCGAGCCATTGCCGGTTTACCGCTGATCCTTGCCCTGCAGTTCGGCTGGCAGGGCTGGGCCTGGTGGCTGCTGCTGCTGGCCGGCCTCAGTGATGCGGCCGATGGCTGGCTGGCTCGCCGTGCCGGTGGTGGCAGCAGCTGGGGTGCCCGCGTGGACCCCCTCACCGACAAGGTGCTGATCGCAGCACCGTTGCTCTGGCTGGCGTCGTCCGCTGCGCTGCCGCTCTGGGCGGTCTGGTTGCTGCTGGCCCGCGAGTTGTTGATTTCAGGCTGGCGCTCCCAGGCCAGCGATGGAGGGCCGGCCTCGCGGTTGGGCAAAGCCAAGACGATCCTTCAGTTCCTCAGCCTGTTGCTGATGCTCTGGCCTTCCTCTTGGATTGGTGCTGCCGGCCTTCAGAACCTGGGCTGGTGGCTGTTCTGGCCTTCCCTCGCCCTGGCTCTGCGCTCAGCCCTGGGCTACATCACGCCCCGATCAGCGCATCGTCAGAACTGA
- a CDS encoding NAD-dependent epimerase/dehydratase family protein, which produces MKILVMGGTRFVGRPLVARLQAQGHALTLFTRGKNPVPAGVEHLCGDRSSDEGLRALQGRSFDVIVDSSGRKQEDSSRVVAITGAPSHRFVYVSSAGVYADSVQWPLDESSPTDPQSRHAGKADTEAWLRKEGIPFTSFRPTYIYGPGNYNPVERWFFDRIVHNRPIPLPGDGSTITQLGHVEDLAEAMARCIDVDAAANRIYNCSGKQGISFRGLIRAAAVACGRDPDGLELRSFNPSDLDPKARKAFPLRLNHFLTDITRVERELAWQPSFDLAKGLADSYSNDYALNLTAAPDFSSDDALIGA; this is translated from the coding sequence ATGAAGATCCTGGTGATGGGGGGAACCCGCTTCGTGGGCCGGCCCCTGGTGGCCCGCCTGCAGGCCCAGGGCCATGCACTGACCCTGTTCACCCGCGGCAAGAACCCCGTCCCCGCCGGCGTGGAACACCTCTGTGGTGATCGCAGCAGCGATGAAGGCCTGAGGGCGCTGCAGGGCCGCAGCTTCGATGTGATCGTCGACAGTTCGGGACGCAAGCAGGAGGACAGCAGCCGCGTGGTGGCCATCACCGGGGCCCCCAGCCATCGCTTTGTGTATGTGAGTTCAGCCGGGGTGTACGCCGATTCGGTGCAATGGCCCCTGGATGAATCCAGCCCCACCGATCCGCAGAGCCGTCACGCCGGCAAGGCCGACACGGAGGCCTGGCTGCGCAAGGAGGGCATCCCCTTCACCAGCTTCCGGCCCACTTACATCTACGGCCCGGGCAACTACAACCCGGTGGAACGCTGGTTCTTCGATCGCATCGTTCACAACCGCCCGATTCCGCTCCCCGGCGACGGCAGCACGATCACCCAACTGGGCCATGTGGAGGATCTGGCAGAAGCGATGGCCCGTTGCATCGACGTGGATGCTGCGGCCAACCGCATCTACAACTGCTCCGGCAAACAGGGCATCAGCTTCCGGGGCCTGATCCGCGCCGCAGCCGTGGCCTGCGGCCGCGATCCCGATGGCCTCGAGCTGCGCAGCTTCAACCCCAGCGATCTGGACCCCAAGGCCCGCAAGGCCTTCCCGCTGCGGCTCAATCACTTCCTCACCGACATCACCCGGGTGGAACGCGAACTGGCCTGGCAACCCAGCTTCGACCTGGCCAAGGGCCTGGCTGACAGCTACAGCAACGACTACGCCCTCAACCTAACCGCAGCCCCAGACTTCAGTTCTGACGATGCGCTGATCGGGGCGTGA
- the hisA gene encoding 1-(5-phosphoribosyl)-5-[(5-phosphoribosylamino)methylideneamino]imidazole-4-carboxamide isomerase has protein sequence MEIIPAIDLLDGACVRLHQGDYDQVTRFSEDPVAQALSWQSQGATRLHLVDLDGAKRGEPINDAAVRAITKALDIPVQLGGGVRSLERAEELIDCGLDRVILGTVAIEQPALVQELAQRHPGRIVVGIDANDGRVATRGWIEQSDVLATDLAKQFSAAGIAAIITTDIATDGTLAGPNLEALRTMAQCSAVPVIASGGIGCMADLLSLLPLEPLGVSGVIVGRALYDGRVALAEAMAAIGEARLQDVTAVAADIA, from the coding sequence ATGGAGATCATTCCCGCCATTGATTTGCTCGATGGAGCCTGCGTTCGGCTCCACCAGGGGGATTACGACCAGGTCACACGATTCAGCGAGGATCCTGTCGCTCAGGCCCTTAGTTGGCAGAGCCAGGGGGCAACCCGTCTGCACCTGGTGGATCTCGATGGCGCCAAGCGGGGTGAGCCGATCAATGACGCCGCCGTGCGGGCCATCACCAAGGCCCTCGACATTCCTGTGCAGCTCGGTGGTGGTGTGCGCTCGCTCGAGCGCGCCGAAGAGTTGATCGACTGTGGCCTGGATCGCGTCATCCTCGGCACGGTGGCGATTGAACAGCCGGCGTTGGTGCAGGAGTTGGCCCAACGCCATCCCGGCCGCATCGTTGTCGGCATTGATGCCAACGACGGCCGGGTGGCGACCCGGGGCTGGATCGAGCAGAGCGATGTTCTGGCCACCGATCTGGCCAAGCAGTTCAGCGCCGCTGGCATCGCGGCGATCATCACCACCGACATCGCCACCGATGGAACCCTTGCCGGCCCCAATCTCGAGGCCTTGCGAACCATGGCGCAATGCAGTGCTGTTCCGGTGATTGCCTCCGGTGGCATCGGTTGCATGGCTGACCTCCTCTCGCTCCTGCCGCTGGAGCCGCTTGGTGTTTCAGGGGTGATCGTTGGTCGAGCTCTGTATGACGGCCGGGTGGCCCTGGCTGAGGCCATGGCCGCGATCGGAGAGGCAAGACTTCAAGACGTCACCGCCGTGGCGGCAGACATCGCCTGA
- a CDS encoding Fur family transcriptional regulator — MRLSRQRRMVLDLLWTEKSHLSARDIFEQLNLRGRSIGHTSVYQNLEALQSAGVIECLDRASGRLYGYRSDPHSHLACLDSGSIEDIDVVLPDDLLRQIERRTGFRIESYTLQLNGRRTLEN, encoded by the coding sequence ATGCGCCTCAGCCGTCAGCGGCGCATGGTGCTCGACCTGCTCTGGACCGAAAAAAGCCACCTCAGTGCACGTGACATCTTCGAACAGTTGAATCTGAGGGGCCGCAGCATCGGCCATACCTCGGTGTATCAGAACCTCGAAGCCCTGCAGTCGGCAGGTGTGATCGAGTGCCTCGACCGTGCCAGTGGTCGCTTGTACGGCTATAGGAGCGATCCCCACAGCCATCTGGCCTGCCTGGACAGCGGTTCGATCGAAGACATCGATGTTGTTCTCCCCGACGACCTGTTGCGTCAGATCGAACGGCGCACCGGCTTTCGGATCGAGTCGTACACCCTGCAATTGAACGGCCGGCGCACCCTGGAGAACTGA
- a CDS encoding DUF3685 domain-containing protein, with protein sequence MLLLAPDLLGESLALKLTSARDDWEVVLRPERLTGAPALVIWSIDRMASLASVQQELFALQERWQPAPVLLLLPSDIRLSREQLLGLPAAGLLQNIDVQDLQNAIDTLLKGGRDIRLEAPSEAEGQEQTMGLGQWLLVSGLQQVSRDLELVEAMLNPPPEHPLLFALLRGRRRELRVAKGLLLWIWGPLQMGLEHAEPLVPSSPSPSQGSPSTTAISLRERNAVAVWDAIRDRIDGSVQAGLTNSTGRLLAIEGLHPDRRRELLLALLQQLDQVLQRLRSRQDGMAMAQAWDALQPELRQQALTALAGSYVQIPCNGELQPVVASLLSRADLSGEDGELPDPTGMLAPLVSDQPMLVNGLLLPADDPRAFLQLETLVSNWLVRTAELIGAELLDACGDWPELRRYLLRDPLLATRELDRLRNRLNTQLRWADWVERPIQLYESQRTLFQLRSGRIEPLLLTEPRDKELNQLGWWQRQVALLLEARDALAPQVQALVRRIGDLAVILLTQVLGRAIGLVGRGIAQGMGRSLGRS encoded by the coding sequence ATGTTGCTGCTCGCTCCGGATCTGCTCGGGGAGTCGCTGGCGCTGAAACTCACCTCTGCCCGGGACGATTGGGAGGTGGTGCTTCGCCCCGAGAGACTGACGGGTGCTCCGGCTTTGGTGATCTGGTCAATCGACCGCATGGCCTCACTGGCGTCGGTTCAACAGGAGCTGTTCGCCTTGCAGGAGCGCTGGCAGCCCGCCCCGGTGCTGCTGCTGTTGCCCAGCGACATTCGCTTGTCGCGCGAGCAGCTGCTGGGCTTGCCGGCGGCAGGCTTGCTTCAAAACATTGATGTTCAGGACCTGCAGAACGCCATCGACACCCTGCTGAAGGGGGGGCGGGACATTCGCCTGGAGGCCCCATCGGAGGCCGAGGGGCAAGAGCAGACCATGGGCCTGGGGCAGTGGTTGCTGGTCAGTGGCTTGCAGCAGGTGAGTCGCGACCTGGAGCTGGTGGAGGCCATGCTCAATCCGCCCCCGGAGCATCCACTGCTGTTTGCTCTGCTGCGGGGACGGCGCCGCGAACTTCGCGTTGCCAAGGGGTTGCTGCTCTGGATCTGGGGTCCGCTGCAGATGGGGCTCGAGCATGCAGAACCCCTGGTGCCCTCATCTCCATCTCCCAGCCAGGGATCGCCCTCGACCACGGCGATTAGCCTCCGGGAACGCAATGCCGTCGCCGTATGGGATGCCATCCGCGACCGCATTGATGGCTCGGTTCAGGCTGGATTAACCAATTCCACCGGTCGTCTGCTGGCGATTGAGGGCCTGCATCCGGATCGCCGCCGGGAGTTGCTCCTGGCCCTGCTGCAACAGCTCGATCAGGTTTTGCAGCGCCTGCGCAGCCGCCAGGACGGCATGGCGATGGCCCAGGCCTGGGATGCGTTGCAGCCCGAGTTGCGCCAGCAGGCGCTCACCGCTCTGGCGGGCAGTTATGTCCAGATTCCCTGCAACGGGGAGCTGCAGCCGGTGGTGGCCTCATTGCTGAGCCGTGCTGATCTCAGCGGCGAAGATGGCGAACTGCCGGATCCAACGGGGATGCTGGCGCCGCTGGTGTCCGATCAACCGATGCTGGTGAACGGCCTGCTGCTGCCGGCGGACGATCCCAGGGCCTTCCTGCAACTGGAAACCCTGGTCAGCAATTGGCTGGTGAGGACGGCGGAACTGATTGGTGCCGAACTGCTCGATGCCTGCGGTGACTGGCCGGAGCTGCGTCGTTACCTGCTGCGGGACCCCCTTCTGGCGACCCGGGAGCTCGACCGGCTCAGGAACCGTTTGAACACCCAGCTGCGTTGGGCTGATTGGGTCGAGCGTCCCATTCAGCTCTACGAGAGCCAGCGCACCTTGTTTCAGTTGCGCTCGGGTCGCATCGAACCGCTGCTGCTGACGGAGCCCCGTGACAAGGAGCTCAATCAGCTGGGTTGGTGGCAGCGGCAGGTGGCCTTGCTCCTGGAAGCCCGGGATGCTCTCGCCCCGCAGGTCCAGGCCCTGGTGCGCCGAATTGGAGATCTGGCTGTGATCCTGTTGACCCAGGTGCTGGGTCGCGCGATTGGTCTGGTGGGGCGGGGTATCGCCCAGGGCATGGGTCGCAGCCTTGGCCGCAGCTAG
- a CDS encoding thylakoid membrane photosystem I accumulation factor yields the protein MAIRCFGLMLALVRCLITLSIALLLHVSPAAAVLNSDSYDGNIYALYAGNGSLVPPASTLEESLAEGRTAVIVYYLDDSAVSKRFAPVVSELQRLWGRSIDLLPLSTDPLQGREALGAGDPATYWSGTIPQVVVIGTDGRVVLDQNGQVPLAAINDAISAATGLTAPDLGRIDQEGSFNEVNIEVTAN from the coding sequence ATGGCGATCCGTTGCTTCGGCTTGATGCTCGCTTTGGTGCGCTGTCTGATCACCCTATCGATCGCGCTGCTGCTCCATGTCTCCCCAGCCGCCGCTGTGTTGAACAGCGACAGCTACGACGGCAACATCTATGCCCTCTACGCCGGCAACGGTTCGTTGGTTCCTCCCGCCAGCACCCTGGAAGAGTCCCTTGCCGAGGGACGCACCGCTGTGATCGTTTACTACCTGGATGACAGCGCCGTGAGCAAACGCTTCGCTCCCGTGGTGTCGGAACTGCAACGGCTTTGGGGGCGCAGCATCGATCTGCTGCCGCTCTCCACCGATCCGCTCCAGGGACGCGAAGCGCTGGGGGCTGGTGACCCAGCCACCTATTGGTCCGGAACCATTCCTCAGGTGGTGGTGATCGGCACCGATGGCCGGGTTGTTCTTGATCAGAACGGTCAGGTTCCCCTGGCAGCCATCAACGACGCCATCAGCGCTGCCACCGGTCTTACGGCTCCTGATCTGGGTCGGATCGATCAGGAAGGCAGTTTCAACGAAGTGAACATCGAAGTCACCGCCAACTGA
- a CDS encoding F420-0--gamma-glutamyl ligase has translation MSLLLAPLGLGLAVAWLELRHRMRPASPLRMTPLDWRVDDLGECLRIEGVLEISNPHPRMEVFVPELRIEPVLLGSSDPAGLEVTTRVIADHPDEETRADGYWAAYIVKGRKTTRARVSIEITGPTPSARVDSLWVDAHWVNYGPFGRLQRRQGVLVPLRRPQPLQPEQARFTPGEGCRVLPLRTHLLGPLDDAIDVLRTYAADLIQPGDILTIGETPVAVIQGRYRHPSEVEPGMVARLACRVFHPTSSLATACGMQTLIDLVGPTRVLAAWLGGLMMKLVGIPGGFYRLAGDQARLIDDITGTTPPYDQTIVLGPSWAEQFCREASSALGVDVAIVDVNDLGRVKVLASSPGCDEGLLGRALRPNPAGNANERTPLVLVRPGLE, from the coding sequence GTGTCGCTGCTGCTTGCTCCGCTAGGCCTTGGACTCGCTGTGGCCTGGCTGGAGCTCCGTCATCGCATGCGGCCAGCCTCGCCGTTGCGGATGACCCCCCTCGACTGGCGCGTGGATGATCTGGGGGAATGTCTCCGCATCGAAGGCGTGCTGGAGATCAGCAACCCCCATCCCCGGATGGAGGTGTTTGTACCGGAGTTGCGGATCGAACCTGTGCTGCTGGGCTCCTCCGATCCTGCGGGTTTGGAGGTGACCACGCGGGTCATTGCGGACCATCCCGATGAGGAGACGCGAGCCGACGGCTATTGGGCGGCTTACATCGTCAAGGGACGCAAGACCACGCGGGCCCGGGTTTCGATCGAGATCACCGGTCCGACGCCATCGGCCCGGGTCGACAGCCTTTGGGTGGATGCGCACTGGGTGAATTACGGGCCTTTCGGTCGCTTGCAGCGTCGCCAGGGCGTGTTGGTTCCGCTGCGACGCCCTCAACCTCTGCAGCCCGAACAAGCCCGCTTCACCCCAGGGGAGGGGTGCCGCGTGTTGCCACTGCGCACCCACTTGCTTGGCCCCCTGGATGACGCCATTGACGTCTTGCGGACCTATGCAGCCGACTTGATCCAGCCCGGTGACATTCTCACCATCGGCGAGACCCCCGTGGCTGTGATCCAGGGGCGCTACCGCCATCCCAGTGAAGTTGAACCCGGCATGGTGGCGCGTCTGGCCTGCCGGGTGTTCCACCCCACCAGCAGCCTGGCGACGGCTTGTGGGATGCAGACCCTGATCGATCTGGTGGGCCCGACCCGGGTTCTCGCCGCCTGGCTGGGGGGGCTGATGATGAAGCTGGTGGGCATCCCTGGAGGGTTCTATCGCCTCGCCGGTGACCAGGCCCGCTTGATCGACGACATCACCGGCACCACACCGCCCTACGACCAGACCATTGTTCTGGGACCATCCTGGGCTGAGCAGTTCTGTCGTGAGGCCTCGTCCGCGCTCGGCGTTGATGTCGCCATCGTTGACGTCAATGACCTCGGCCGTGTGAAAGTTCTGGCCTCCAGCCCAGGTTGTGATGAGGGATTGCTGGGCCGGGCCCTGCGCCCCAATCCCGCCGGCAATGCCAATGAGCGCACCCCCCTGGTGTTGGTGCGGCCAGGCCTGGAATGA
- the ruvX gene encoding Holliday junction resolvase RuvX encodes MRPRPCSILSLDVGRRRIGLAGCDPLGISVTPLTALRRGRFDADLIVLRAHCSERSVQGLVVGLPLDAAGQPTAQVEHCQRYGLRLAAALDLPLAWVNEHSSTWAAGEQFGLTGDRSGRLDSAAAVLLLEQWLAEGPELKPAQRRASRSGAGAADGGS; translated from the coding sequence ATGCGGCCGCGACCCTGTTCGATTCTCAGCCTGGATGTGGGCCGGAGGCGCATTGGTCTGGCTGGCTGCGACCCCCTTGGCATCAGCGTGACGCCACTCACCGCGTTGCGTCGCGGTCGTTTTGATGCTGATCTGATCGTTCTGCGGGCCCACTGCTCTGAACGCTCGGTGCAGGGTCTCGTGGTTGGGTTGCCTCTGGATGCCGCTGGCCAGCCCACGGCCCAGGTGGAGCACTGCCAGCGCTATGGCCTGCGGCTGGCTGCCGCCCTTGATTTGCCACTGGCCTGGGTGAATGAGCACAGCAGCACCTGGGCTGCTGGTGAGCAATTCGGCTTGACGGGGGACCGCAGCGGACGTCTCGACAGTGCAGCCGCTGTACTGCTGCTGGAGCAGTGGCTGGCGGAGGGTCCGGAGCTCAAACCGGCCCAACGCCGTGCGTCAAGGTCGGGCGCCGGGGCGGCCGATGGTGGATCCTGA
- a CDS encoding DUF3727 domain-containing protein codes for MSESGPGKSSDHPTLLVRDREGHDLLCFLEHLIPLDGQDYALLSPVDTPVSLFRLKDDAEPVPITEVASSEPILSVADVVLQEHDLVLVRSAITLTVSGELDEPDQDDLDELEEDDDVDEDAETFELLVSFMVDSEEYGLYIPLDPFLVLVRMVDGQAVLLSDDELDRVQPLIEAELEEREWPD; via the coding sequence ATGTCTGAGTCGGGACCTGGAAAGAGCAGCGATCACCCCACCCTGCTGGTCCGCGATCGCGAGGGCCATGACCTGCTGTGTTTCCTTGAACACCTGATCCCGCTCGACGGCCAGGACTACGCCCTGCTGTCGCCCGTTGACACACCGGTGTCGTTGTTTCGGCTCAAGGATGATGCGGAGCCGGTGCCGATCACGGAAGTCGCCAGCAGTGAGCCCATTTTGTCGGTGGCTGATGTAGTGCTTCAGGAGCACGATCTGGTGTTGGTGCGATCGGCGATCACCCTCACGGTGAGTGGTGAATTGGATGAGCCGGATCAGGATGACCTCGATGAGCTGGAAGAGGACGACGACGTTGACGAGGATGCCGAGACCTTTGAGTTGCTGGTGAGCTTCATGGTCGACTCGGAGGAATACGGGCTCTACATTCCGCTCGACCCGTTCCTTGTGCTGGTGCGGATGGTGGATGGTCAGGCGGTGCTGCTGAGCGACGATGAACTGGACCGGGTTCAACCCCTGATCGAGGCGGAACTGGAGGAACGTGAATGGCCGGATTGA
- a CDS encoding YqeG family HAD IIIA-type phosphatase: MAGLREQHWLKPDWEPGLTIAQLSLPHLTAHGLRAAVIDVDRTLLPGRDVTLPGPVSDWLVDAGRRMQLHLFSNNPSRERISAVAEQLGVSFTSGAGKPRRGALRSVVRDLALPPEAIAMIGDRLFTDVLCGNRMGLYTVLVRPVRADGKPCRHDRVQRLERAMARAMGAPSI, from the coding sequence ATGGCCGGATTGAGGGAGCAGCACTGGTTGAAGCCTGATTGGGAGCCCGGTCTGACCATTGCTCAGCTCTCGCTGCCTCACCTCACGGCCCATGGTCTACGGGCGGCCGTCATCGACGTCGACCGCACCCTCCTGCCCGGACGTGATGTGACTCTGCCTGGGCCTGTGAGCGACTGGCTGGTGGATGCCGGCCGCCGCATGCAACTGCATCTGTTCAGCAACAACCCCTCCCGCGAACGGATCTCCGCCGTGGCCGAACAACTGGGGGTCAGCTTCACCTCCGGTGCTGGCAAGCCTCGCCGTGGAGCTTTGCGCAGCGTGGTTCGCGATCTGGCGCTGCCACCTGAAGCGATCGCGATGATCGGCGACCGCCTGTTCACGGATGTGCTCTGCGGGAATCGGATGGGGCTCTACACGGTGTTGGTTCGACCGGTTCGGGCGGACGGCAAGCCCTGCCGCCATGACCGTGTGCAGCGGCTCGAACGCGCCATGGCCCGCGCCATGGGGGCCCCTTCAATATGA